In a single window of the Necator americanus strain Aroian chromosome X, whole genome shotgun sequence genome:
- a CDS encoding hypothetical protein (NECATOR_CHRX.G21608.T1) produces the protein MVNAENTRAAFSGLIDKPPLTDHLLARPPFKFILDVVSSTISKTGYLKDQFPSDALNPSKLTDKAAKMAFLDSLIQILNDGSLDDVKSSKIVAGKEPDLTNLLLIKLAEGARAHVKAKKSSKHSRSSHREESSEKSSKTKHRSKSREPKEEKTKSRSSSKHREEKEKEEKKDKKSTKERESDHKSSKKKSSKTDEEKKKKKEKKENEPTEKIVEKQEEKERDINSNEVEHHIDQGFDEPSSSHADSPKSPANAFSPAKTDDSGVSDMTESPRMPIVERPMTGAVARPQTSMGRPGTAAARPAPPKLKRKQIATVEETSSTPAQPTAELISEAITAAPEETFLVEEEEPEEFVPDTFKPSEAELPNDERGGLVQKMIDTTAEFDDGSQNASADVDQGEFAREKLKAEALLNSLQMVTRTTHPLSRIFDFAQEDLELMTKELEKWRSETKKYEALLKDKEAQGIGDTQKLTNVLNKLDDEVSDMRAAVRSAKSRIIVNNERIHGMLNNV, from the exons ATGGTGAACGCTGAAAATACACGTGCAGCATTTTCTGGACTTATTGATAAACCTCCACTAACTGATCATCTACTTGCACGACCACCTTTCAAATTTATTCTCGATGTTGTTTCGTCAACAATATCCAAAACGGGTTATTTAAAG GATCAATTCCCTTCCGATGCCTTGAATCCTTCGAAATTAACGGACAAGGCCGCCAAAATGGCTTTTCTGGATTCGTTAATTCAAATTCTCAACGACGGCTCATTGGATGATgttaaatcttcaaaaattgtaGCAGGAAAAGAACCTGATCTTACAAATTTg TTGCTAATAAAATTAGCGGAAGGAGCTCGGGCACACgtgaaagcaaagaaatcaaGTAAACATTCACGAAGTTCCCATCGCGAAGAAAGTTCCGAGAAATCGTCTAAAACGAAGCATCGTTCAAAAAGCAGAGAGCCTAAGGAGGAGAAAACGAAGAGTCGATCTAGTAGTAAG CAtcgagaagaaaaggagaaagaagagaagaaggataaaaagagcACGAAAGAACGGGAGTCCGATCACAAAAGcagtaaaaagaaaagcagcaagaccgatgaagagaaaaagaagaagaaagagaaaaaagaaaatgaaccgaCGGAGAAAATTGTGGAGAAGCAGGAAGAGAAAGAACGAGATATTAACAGTAATGAAGTGGAACATCATATAGATCAAGGATTTGATGAACCATCATCATCACATGCTGATAGTCCTAAAT cacCTGCGAATGCATTCTCTCCGGCAAAAACTGATGACAGCGGTGTTAGTGACATGACGGAAAGTCCACGTATGCCAATTGTAGAAAG ACCGATGACTGGTGCAGTTGCGAGACCGCAAACCTCTATGGGTCGACCAGGAACAGCAGCAGCACGTCCAGCTCCTCCAAAattaaaacgaaaacaaatagCAACCGTGGAAGAAACTAGTAGTACG CCAGCGCAGCCTACAGCTGAGCTGATAAGTGAAGCGATCACAGCTGCACCTGAAGAAACATTTCTtgtggaagaagaagaaccgGAAGAATTTGTCCCTGACACTTTTAAGCCCTCCGAAGCCGAGCTT CCTAACGATGAAAGAGGAGGTCTTGTGCAGAAAATGATAGATACAACAGCTGAATTTGACGACGGAAGTCAAAACGCTTCAGCTGATGTCGACCAAGGAGAATTTGCTCGAGAAAAACTTAAG gCAGAGGCATTGTTGAATTCTTTACAAATGGTTACAAGAACCACACATCCGTTATCacgaatttttgattttgcacag GAAGACTTGGAATTGATGACGAAAGAACTGGAAAAATGGcgaagtgaaacaaaaaagtatgaaGCATTGCTAAAAGATAAGGAAGCTCAAGGAATTGGTGATACACAGAA GTTAACAAACGTTTTAAACAAGTTGGACGATGAAGTTTCGGATATGCGTGCAGCAGTTCGTTCAGCAAAATCAAGGATTATCGTTAATAACGAAAGAATAC
- a CDS encoding hypothetical protein (NECATOR_CHRX.G21608.T2) produces the protein MVNAENTRAAFSGLIDKPPLTDHLLARPPFKFILDVVSSTISKTGYLKDQFPSDALNPSKLTDKAAKMAFLDSLIQILNDGSLDDVKSSKIVAGKEPDLTNLHREEKEKEEKKDKKSTKERESDHKSSKKKSSKTDEEKKKKKEKKENEPTEKIVEKQEEKERDINSNEVEHHIDQGFDEPSSSHADSPKSPANAFSPAKTDDSGVSDMTESPRMPIVERPMTGAVARPQTSMGRPGTAAARPAPPKLKRKQIATVEETSSTPAQPTAELISEAITAAPEETFLVEEEEPEEFVPDTFKPSEAELPNDERGGLVQKMIDTTAEFDDGSQNASADVDQGEFAREKLKAEALLNSLQMVTRTTHPLSRIFDFAQEDLELMTKELEKWRSETKKYEALLKDKEAQGIGDTQKFV, from the exons ATGGTGAACGCTGAAAATACACGTGCAGCATTTTCTGGACTTATTGATAAACCTCCACTAACTGATCATCTACTTGCACGACCACCTTTCAAATTTATTCTCGATGTTGTTTCGTCAACAATATCCAAAACGGGTTATTTAAAG GATCAATTCCCTTCCGATGCCTTGAATCCTTCGAAATTAACGGACAAGGCCGCCAAAATGGCTTTTCTGGATTCGTTAATTCAAATTCTCAACGACGGCTCATTGGATGATgttaaatcttcaaaaattgtaGCAGGAAAAGAACCTGATCTTACAAATTTg CAtcgagaagaaaaggagaaagaagagaagaaggataaaaagagcACGAAAGAACGGGAGTCCGATCACAAAAGcagtaaaaagaaaagcagcaagaccgatgaagagaaaaagaagaagaaagagaaaaaagaaaatgaaccgaCGGAGAAAATTGTGGAGAAGCAGGAAGAGAAAGAACGAGATATTAACAGTAATGAAGTGGAACATCATATAGATCAAGGATTTGATGAACCATCATCATCACATGCTGATAGTCCTAAAT cacCTGCGAATGCATTCTCTCCGGCAAAAACTGATGACAGCGGTGTTAGTGACATGACGGAAAGTCCACGTATGCCAATTGTAGAAAG ACCGATGACTGGTGCAGTTGCGAGACCGCAAACCTCTATGGGTCGACCAGGAACAGCAGCAGCACGTCCAGCTCCTCCAAAattaaaacgaaaacaaatagCAACCGTGGAAGAAACTAGTAGTACG CCAGCGCAGCCTACAGCTGAGCTGATAAGTGAAGCGATCACAGCTGCACCTGAAGAAACATTTCTtgtggaagaagaagaaccgGAAGAATTTGTCCCTGACACTTTTAAGCCCTCCGAAGCCGAGCTT CCTAACGATGAAAGAGGAGGTCTTGTGCAGAAAATGATAGATACAACAGCTGAATTTGACGACGGAAGTCAAAACGCTTCAGCTGATGTCGACCAAGGAGAATTTGCTCGAGAAAAACTTAAG gCAGAGGCATTGTTGAATTCTTTACAAATGGTTACAAGAACCACACATCCGTTATCacgaatttttgattttgcacag GAAGACTTGGAATTGATGACGAAAGAACTGGAAAAATGGcgaagtgaaacaaaaaagtatgaaGCATTGCTAAAAGATAAGGAAGCTCAAGGAATTGGTGATACACAGAAgtttgtttga